One Methylorubrum extorquens genomic window, CTCGCCTTCCAGCCGTGCGAGCTGGGCAAGGTCGATCGCCTCGATCAGCGCGCCGAAGATCATGCTCTTCGTGCGGAAGTAATCTTCGGATTTCGGCTGCTGCACCTGCGGCACCGGGGCGCTCGGCGGCTCGGGACGCGCGCGCACGGCCTCCTGCTGCAGAACCGGCGGGGTGACGGTCACCGGTCCGGCCGCGGGTGCGGCCGGGGCGGGAGCCGCGGCGGTATTGGAGCGTCGACCGAACATGGCGCCGCGCCTTCAGCAGTCGTGGGAGGAAAGAGCGCAGGACACCGTCAGGACGCCTTCTTGCGCGTCAGCCGGGCCAGCAGCGGCTCCAGGAGGTTAGCCCGGGCCCGGCGGATTTCGGCCCGCCCGGTCACGGCCGCAGCGAGATCGGAGAAGATCTCCGCGGGCTTCGAGCCGGCCTGCACCTCGGCGATCATCTGGCCGTTATTGGCAGCGGTGCCGAACAGGGCCGGATCGAAGGGAATGACCGCCTGGAGGGGGACGTCGAGCGCCTTGGCAAATTCGGCCGCCGCGATCTCGGGCCGCTTCGGCACGCCGACGCCGTTGAGGACGACCCGTGCCCGCGCATCGTTGGGACGCTGCTGATGCAGCAGGGCCAGCAGGTTCTTGACGTTGCGCAGGCCCGCCAGATCCGGCGGGGCGACGATCAGGATCTCGTCGGCGCTGATCAGAACGCGGCGGGTCCAGGCCGACCATTGATGCGGCACGTCGAGGACGATGCAGGGCACCGCCGCCCGCAGCAGGTCGGTGAGCGCATCGAAGGCGGGCTCGGTCAGGTCCACGGTGCGGTCGAGGGTGGCGGGCGCCGAGAGCAGGCTCAGGTTGTCGGCGCATTTCGAGAGCAGGCGGTCGAGCAGGTTGGCATCGAGGCGCTCGGGCGCGAACACCGCCTCGGCGATGCCCTGGGGCGGGTCCTGGTTGAAGTTGAGGCTCGCCGTGCCGAAGGCGACGTCGAGGTCGGCGATCACCGTCGCGGTGCCGTGCTCGCGGGCCACCGTCCAGGCAAGATTCTGGGCCACCGTCGAGCTGCCGACGCCGCCGCGCGCGCCGTAGACAGCGACCGTACGCCCCACCGGCTTCGCGCCCGGCGCCGCGAACAGGTCGGAGACCGCGGCGATCATCGCGACCGGCTCGACCGGCGCCATCAGATACTCGCTCACCCCCCGCTGGATGAACTGCCGGTAGAGCAACACGTCGTTGACGTGGCCGATCACCAGCACCTTCGTGCCCTCGTCGCAGACCTCAGCGAGCTGATCGAGGCATTCGAGCGGCCGCGACTTGAGATTCAGGAATTCGAGCACGATCACGTTGGGCGTGGGCGCGTGCCGGTAAGCCTCGAGGGCTGCCGCTCCCCCGCCCATCTGCACCTTGACGTGGGCCTTCTGCATCCGGCGTTCGGCAGCGATGCTCTCGATCATCGCAGCCGTCTCCGGCGTCTCGCAGAAAGCCTGGATCGTGATCCGCGGCACCGGGGCGATCGTCCGCTCTGAAACCTCGTATGGGTCCGGCATGATGCGTGGTTTCCGGTTCTTATGCCGAGTGGCGCGGCCGGTGATCGACAAGGGTTCGAGGCGGCGCGCGAGCGGCCGGGCAGGCTACTGGCTCTTCACTTCGCTGCTGACATTCGTCTGCCCATCCTGACGCCATTGCGTTGACGGATCCTTGCCCTCGCGGAGCTGGCCGAGATCCTTGGTGCGCAGGACCGTATCGATACGACCCTCGGGCCGGCCGCGTACGAGGTCGATCGGATCGGCGACCTGGGCGGCGACGTTGGACTGCATCGCGCAGCCGAGATTCCATGTCGGCTCGTTCGACCAGTTGGCGCGCAGGTCGCTGGCGCCGAGGTCGCGCGGCCAGAGTCCGCACTTGTCGGCGACCTTGGCCTGCATCCGCTGGAAGCTCAGGCGCAGGGGCGAGGCCAATGTGGGGTTGGCGATCGGGTAGGCGGCCACCCGCACGCCGCCGGCCGGCACGCCCATCTCCGCCGCGAGGCGCCGGATCGATGCGCCGGTGCGCTCGACGGGCCCGGCCAAAGCCGGAGATACGCCGCGCGGCAGCTCGACGAGGAGAATGCCGCGGCCGTAGCGCCGGTACTCGACGAGGAAGGCCTCGATGTCGGCGCGCTGGCGCGGATCGATATGGCCGATTCCGGTGGGAAACACATCAAGGCTGCGGTCGGCATCGGCGAGCACGATCGGGTGGCGGGTGCGCACGTCGATCGGGTAGGTCGAGCCGGTGGTGGTGACCCGGTCCGCGCGGCAGGCACCGAGACCGGCGGACAGAAGCACGGCGGCGGCCACCGGCCAGACGCGGGAGACGGGGGTGCGGACGGGGGAGGACATCGTGATTCGATCCTGATGGACGGGGTCAGTCGGCGATGAAGCCGACCCGGCCGCGATAGGCCGGCCCGAGGGTGCCGCCGCCGACCGTGCCGTAGATCTTGTTCAGACGTCCGAGCAGCACCGCCTGCCCGTCCGGCGCGTCAACGAAGCCATCGTCCGGCCGCTGCACCTGCCGCGCCTCCATCGGCTGCGCGATGTAGGGGGTGACCATGATCATCAGCTCGGTCTCGTCGCGCTGGTAGTCGCGGGAGCGGAACAGGGCACCGAGGATCGGCAGGTTCATCAGCCCGGGCAGGCCGGAGATCGCCGCCCGGTTCTTCTGCTGGATCAGGCCGGCGGTCATCATGGTCGCGCCGGAGGCGAGCTCGACGGTGGTCTCGGAGCTGCGCTTCGTCGTGCCCGGCACGGGTGTCGGACGGTCGTTGAGGTAGTAGGTGAAGCTGTTCTGGGGATCGAGATCGACGACGTCGGTGGCGATCCGGACCGAAATGCGGTTCTCGGCCATGACGACGGGGGTGAACGCCAGGCTCACGCCGTAGGGTTTGTATGTCAGCGCGACGACGCAACCCTGACTGACCGACGTGCCGATCGAGACGGTCGAGGCGGCCGAGCAGCTTAGCGGCACCGGAATCTCGCCGCCCGCCGTGAATTTCGCCGACTCACCGGAAATCGCGGTCAGCGTCGGCTCGGCCAGGATGCGGGACACGCCGGCCTGCTCGAAGGCGCGCAAGGTGGCCTTGAAGGAAAACCCGCCCGTCTGGACGGATGCCGTCAGAGCATTGGCATCCGGACTCCGTGACCCGGTCAACGGAAAGCCCGTGTTGTTCGTGAGGACGTTTCCGCCCATCGGGTTCAACGCCGACCAATTGCCGCTGGTGCTGATACCGAACTGCTTCAGGACTGTGCGTGCCACCTCGACCACGGTGACGCGGATCATCACCTGATCCTTGTTGCGGATCGTCAGGTTGTTGATGACGGCGCCGCGGGTCGCGACACCGCCGCCGGCCGCGAGGCCGACGAAGGCGTTGGCGATGTCGAGCGCCTGCTGCGCCTCCGAGGCCGAGTTCACGCTGCCTGAGAGGACTAGCGAATCCCCGACCGCCTTCACGTCGAACCGGCCGCCGGGCAGGCTCTGCTGCAGCGACTGCCGCAGGACGTTGATGTCGCGGGCGATGGTGACGTCGAGCGCTGCGATCTGGCGTCCTTCGCCATCCATCACGAAGATCGAGGTCGCGCCGTTGTCGATGCCGATCAGGAAGAGCTTGCGGCTGGAACGGACGACCGCGTTCGCGACCGCCGGGTTGGCCACGAACACCTCCTTGGCGTCGCGCGGCAGATCGACGATGAGCGAGCGGCCCTTGCTCAACTCGACCCGCCGGGACACGGCCGCCTCGTTGGGTCCGATCGTCAGGACGGGAGAAGCGCCGGCAGGGCTGGCCTGCGCCGGGACCGGGCCGAGCAGGACGGCCGGGGCAAGACAAGCGCCGGCGAGCAGGAGACGGGCAAGTCCGCGAAAGCGAGGGGCGGTCGTCATCGGTCCTGTCCTCACCGGCGCTGCTGCTTGGCGACGCCGAATCGCACCACGGTCATGGGTCCCTCGGGCGGCATGTCGGCCTCCTGCGAGAGGGAAGCGGTTCGGGCGGAATCCTGGATGCTGCGCAGCACGAGGGAGAGCTGCCCGACCTTCTGAGCCAGCGTCACGGTCTCGGCTTGTGCCGGGGTGAGGGCCAGGGTGGCGGTCTCCGCCGTCACGACGTTGGCGCCGTTCTTTTCCTGCACGATCTGGCCGACGGCGAGCACGCGCACGTCGGTCAGCAGCGTCTCGGCGAACTGCTCGCTGCCCTCGTTGCTGGTCTTGATGACGTCGACATGATCGTTCGGCAGGATGAAGCCGCCCGCCGAACTCGATCCGCGGGTATCCGTGGTGATCGCCACGGCCCGCATGCCGGGCGGCAGGATGGCCGACATGAAGCCGCTGCCGGCCTTGACGAGACGTTCGGGCCGGATCGGCTCGTTGGCCGAGAAGCCGGTGCGGATGATCGCACCGACCGAGTCCTCGAGTCCCTTGGGCGCCGCGCGGCGCTCGATCAGGCCCGGCGAGATCGCCTGTTCCGGCCAGGGCAACCAGCGCAGATCCTCGGGCTTGAGGGTCTGGCCCATGGGCAGTTCGGCGGCGGCGACGAGGACTTCGCTCATCGGGACCGGCACGACGGGCTCGGCTTTCGCGACGGGCGCAGGCTCCGGCGCCTTCTCCTCCCCTTGCATCAAGAAGGCGGCGCCGCAGCCCGCAACGAGTGCGATCCCCAGGACGGCAAGACGGGCTGGTTTCATGGCAGGCGCGGGACCGTGACGACGGCTCCGTCGCCGTCTGGTTCCGAGACTTGCCCGGCATTCGTCAAGTTAGGGTTAACCGATCGTCACAGCGGCCTTCGCAATGGTGTCCCAACCGGCAATCGCTCGAGACCGGGCAAAACACGATGGCCGCCTCGTGGGCGGCATGCTCGATCGGATCCTTCGGCGCCGATCAAGGCAGAGCGAGCCGATCCAATCCGACGGAGTTCGGGAGCACCAGCAGCGCGGCGGCGGCCAATGCGATGCCGTAGGGAACCCCGGTCTTCGTGTCGTGCAGATGAACGGCGAAGGGAAGCTTGAGCGCCAGCTTCGGCAGCGGATACTTGCGGGCCGACACGATCGACAGGGTGAGAGGCGCACCCAGGATCGAGGTCAGGATCAAGTATTCCGGAAGGTTCGCAAGGCCGATCCAGAGCGCCGTGCTCGCCGCGAGCTTGGCGTCGCCGCCTCCAATCCAGCCCCGGGCGAACAAGGCAAAGGTGATTACGAGCGTTAGGGCGCCGGCCGCGAGGTGCCGGGACAGATCGCTCCAATCCATACCGGACACCACTGCGTAGAGTACGAACCCTACAAAAACGAGACCGGTCACGCGATTGGAAATCCGCATCGTCAGCAGATCGCTGGCGGCGGCGTAAGCCATGAGAAATGGGAAGACGACACACAGAAGGAGGTAGGCTGCCATGCTCAACACGGAATGGTTCCTTCCCCACCTGTTCGTCGGTCTAGATACGCATCAGAGCGTCCAACCTACCTTAGGCTTTTGCGGGGCGTGACGAAGTATACTCGTCACGCCCTGAAAGCCCTTGTCGCCTGACCGATCGATCAGTTGGCGGTGCCGAGCTTCGTGGTCTGCGTGTTGAGGCCGGTGCCGAGCGTTGTGAAGGCGGTCGTCAGGTTCGTCTTGAAGCTGGCGAAAATACCGACGATCGCGATACCGATCATAGCAGCAACCATGCCGTATTCGATGGCAGTCGCGCCGGACTCGTCAGAGATGAAGCGCTTGGCGATATTCTTCACGATGATCTCCACTTGATTAGATCCGATGGGCGTCCGTCGGAAGTCTGCAGAAGCCCCGATCGGCGACAGACCGAGTTGTAATCCCGACGCGTTGCATTTGGGTTAAATCGACCTCCTAACCAAGCCACTAGCCGGGTGTTTGCGAGCGGCAGTTAATGATGCGTTTCGACGATCGGTCGAATGGTTCGCTGACGCAGGACGAGGCTCGTCGGCGTTGAACTTCCGGACAAGGTTAGCGCTTCCTTCATCAGTTTCCTGTTCCGTTCACGCGACGAGAGACGCCTCCGCTCCGGATTCGTGCCGCGGACACGGCACAGCCTTCAACGGAGAGCGCTGCCCTACGCGCGATCGGACCGACCCTTCATGCCCCGCCTGCGCCCTCACCGCCTCCCGCTCCGCGCCGGCCCGGCCGCCCTGGTGCTTCTCGCGCTCACCGCGCCCGTCCGCGCGAACGAGCCGGTGCCGCAGGGCACCGTCTCGGTGCAGGTCGACAACGCGAAGGTGATCCGCCTGCCGGAGAAGACCCAGACCGTCGTGGTGGGCAACCCGATGATCGCCGACATCACGCTGCAGAAGAACGGCGTCGTAGTGCTGACGGGCAAGAGCTTCGGCACCACCAACCTGATCGCCCTCGACGGCAAGGGGGCGATGCTCGCCGAATCGACCATCAGCGTGCAGGCGCCGCAGGCCTCGATCATCACCGTGCAGCGCGGCCTGGATCGGGAATCCTATTCTTGCACCCCGGACTGCCAGCCCTCGGTGCAGCTCGGCGACGCCACCAAGTACTTCGACGACACCAGCAAGCAGGCCGAAGCCCGTCGCGGCATGGCGACCGCGAACCGGTAGCACGCCCATCGTCCGGTCCGGCGTTGCCACCGGGCCCCATTGCGTGTATGGCCCGCCCGCGCCCTTGAGACACCCTTGGAGGCACGGGCGCGTTGGGGAACGGTCGGGCCGTCCGCTTCGGGCGGCCTTTGTCGTTGGCCCGGCTCCATATCTTACAAAAGGATCACGCCATGAGCGCCACCAAGACGCTTGAGGCCGTGGCACGCGACCGGGTCGGCAAGGGGGCCGCCCGGGCCGTTCGTCGCCAGGGCCAGATTCCCGCCGTCATCTACGGCGGAAACCAGGCCCCGCAGGCCATCGCCATCGACCTCATCCGCGC contains:
- a CDS encoding A24 family peptidase; protein product: MAAYLLLCVVFPFLMAYAAASDLLTMRISNRVTGLVFVGFVLYAVVSGMDWSDLSRHLAAGALTLVITFALFARGWIGGGDAKLAASTALWIGLANLPEYLILTSILGAPLTLSIVSARKYPLPKLALKLPFAVHLHDTKTGVPYGIALAAAALLVLPNSVGLDRLALP
- a CDS encoding AAA family ATPase, encoding MPDPYEVSERTIAPVPRITIQAFCETPETAAMIESIAAERRMQKAHVKVQMGGGAAALEAYRHAPTPNVIVLEFLNLKSRPLECLDQLAEVCDEGTKVLVIGHVNDVLLYRQFIQRGVSEYLMAPVEPVAMIAAVSDLFAAPGAKPVGRTVAVYGARGGVGSSTVAQNLAWTVAREHGTATVIADLDVAFGTASLNFNQDPPQGIAEAVFAPERLDANLLDRLLSKCADNLSLLSAPATLDRTVDLTEPAFDALTDLLRAAVPCIVLDVPHQWSAWTRRVLISADEILIVAPPDLAGLRNVKNLLALLHQQRPNDARARVVLNGVGVPKRPEIAAAEFAKALDVPLQAVIPFDPALFGTAANNGQMIAEVQAGSKPAEIFSDLAAAVTGRAEIRRARANLLEPLLARLTRKKAS
- a CDS encoding CpaD family pilus assembly protein: MSSPVRTPVSRVWPVAAAVLLSAGLGACRADRVTTTGSTYPIDVRTRHPIVLADADRSLDVFPTGIGHIDPRQRADIEAFLVEYRRYGRGILLVELPRGVSPALAGPVERTGASIRRLAAEMGVPAGGVRVAAYPIANPTLASPLRLSFQRMQAKVADKCGLWPRDLGASDLRANWSNEPTWNLGCAMQSNVAAQVADPIDLVRGRPEGRIDTVLRTKDLGQLREGKDPSTQWRQDGQTNVSSEVKSQ
- a CDS encoding Flp family type IVb pilin; translation: MEIIVKNIAKRFISDESGATAIEYGMVAAMIGIAIVGIFASFKTNLTTAFTTLGTGLNTQTTKLGTAN
- a CDS encoding type II and III secretion system protein family protein yields the protein MTTAPRFRGLARLLLAGACLAPAVLLGPVPAQASPAGASPVLTIGPNEAAVSRRVELSKGRSLIVDLPRDAKEVFVANPAVANAVVRSSRKLFLIGIDNGATSIFVMDGEGRQIAALDVTIARDINVLRQSLQQSLPGGRFDVKAVGDSLVLSGSVNSASEAQQALDIANAFVGLAAGGGVATRGAVINNLTIRNKDQVMIRVTVVEVARTVLKQFGISTSGNWSALNPMGGNVLTNNTGFPLTGSRSPDANALTASVQTGGFSFKATLRAFEQAGVSRILAEPTLTAISGESAKFTAGGEIPVPLSCSAASTVSIGTSVSQGCVVALTYKPYGVSLAFTPVVMAENRISVRIATDVVDLDPQNSFTYYLNDRPTPVPGTTKRSSETTVELASGATMMTAGLIQQKNRAAISGLPGLMNLPILGALFRSRDYQRDETELMIMVTPYIAQPMEARQVQRPDDGFVDAPDGQAVLLGRLNKIYGTVGGGTLGPAYRGRVGFIAD
- the cpaB gene encoding Flp pilus assembly protein CpaB is translated as MKPARLAVLGIALVAGCGAAFLMQGEEKAPEPAPVAKAEPVVPVPMSEVLVAAAELPMGQTLKPEDLRWLPWPEQAISPGLIERRAAPKGLEDSVGAIIRTGFSANEPIRPERLVKAGSGFMSAILPPGMRAVAITTDTRGSSSAGGFILPNDHVDVIKTSNEGSEQFAETLLTDVRVLAVGQIVQEKNGANVVTAETATLALTPAQAETVTLAQKVGQLSLVLRSIQDSARTASLSQEADMPPEGPMTVVRFGVAKQQRR
- a CDS encoding pilus assembly protein N-terminal domain-containing protein, whose translation is MPRLRPHRLPLRAGPAALVLLALTAPVRANEPVPQGTVSVQVDNAKVIRLPEKTQTVVVGNPMIADITLQKNGVVVLTGKSFGTTNLIALDGKGAMLAESTISVQAPQASIITVQRGLDRESYSCTPDCQPSVQLGDATKYFDDTSKQAEARRGMATANR